One Danio aesculapii chromosome 22, fDanAes4.1, whole genome shotgun sequence genomic window carries:
- the LOC130215693 gene encoding uncharacterized protein LOC130215693, translated as MSVRCSINRTTGFTPFELATGRQFPGPWAPLYGGDTDSPQMYHDKVCAVINMFSPQKNWPTESETARPAENTTLWVRLKQHKRKWSSPRWSEPLRVTARTSHCVQLAGKGTTWYHLSACMFCPSPDRTLADVRVDLRRGQREGEGEGDTEEPEREGEGGERSGQIETAPAPRTQLSATPVFKILQRTGDLLQTPEHIPIAHCISADYALGAGVAKQIRDKYGVEELNTSVAQPGDCIKTTHGPRQIYHLVTKWWCRDLPTYEHLEASLIKLCYQCKKDQNKILAIPKLGCGLDKLDYIKVKEIIEKVFKEGHIQIILLTK; from the exons ATGTCAGTACGCTGTTCTATTAATCGAACTACTGGTTTCACTCCATTTGAATTGGCAACAGGAAGACAATTCCCGGGCCCATGGGCACCCTTGTATGGTGGGGACACTGACTCACCACAAATGTATCATGATAAAGTATGTGCTGTGATTAACATGTTCTCTCCGCAGAAAAATTGGCCAACAGAGAGTGAGACAGCCAGGCCTGCAGAAAACACAACGCTGTGGGTGAGATTGAAACAACACAAACGAAAATGGTCTAGTCCCAGGTGGTCTGAACCGTTACGAGTCACGGCTAGGACATCCCATTGTGTGCAATTAGCAGGTAAAGGCACAACATGGTATCATTTGTCTGCTTGTATGTTCTGTCCTTCTCCAGATAGGACTTTGGCGGATGTCAGAGTTGACCTCAGGAGAGGTCAAAGAgagggagaaggagaaggagACACTGAGGAGC cagaaagagagggagaaggCGGGGAAAGAAGCGGACAAATAGAAACAGCCCCAGCCCCCAGAACACAGCTAAGCGCAACCCCTGTATTTAAAATCTTGCAACGAACTGGAGACTTGCTTCAGACGCCAGAACACATTCCCATTGCACATTGTATAAGTGCTGATTATGCACTGGGAGCTGGGGTAGCTAAACAAATTAGAGACAAATACGGTGTAGAAGAATTGAACACTTCAGTCGCCCAACCAGGGGATTGTATCAAAACTACACACGGTCCACGACAAATTTACCATTTGGTGACCAAATGGTGGTGTAGGGACCTACCCACCTACGAGCATCTCGAGGCTAGTCTGATAAAATTGTGTTACCAGTGTAAGAAggatcaaaacaaaatattggcTATACCAAAATTAGGGTGTGGATTAGACAAACTAGACTACATCAAAGTAAAAGAAATCATTGAGAAAGTATTTAAAGAGGGCCACATTCAGATAATTCTCCTaacaaaatga
- the LOC130216581 gene encoding uncharacterized protein LOC130216581, translating to MGNVLLFFLLSLLLEGVFAEEVSVKGGDSVTFYTDPKMQEDNMIDWRFGAQGDLLARIKRKANVTKVFEEVLDWKFKDRLKIDSQTGDLTITNIMTSDSGDYEVSNGIGGKKNFKVSVVSDDSVKTVSLVKGYYITLLTGLPDMKRISAIRWRFKHHNSTIAEMKSGNILIYDDTDKRFKDKLLLNYTTGSLTIADIGTEHAGDYEVDISSSGYTIHQSYNVTVATGDFKSLIIEEEGASVTLQTGTEIMVSDLIQWRFEDTDLNLNSGLQMDKKTGSLTIINPRRTDSGFYDVKIIRSRYSIHKEFTVAVYDGGPSGWSSGAVAGIVACLVAVIAALVIYFWRRITNLQAQLSEYCI from the exons GTGTGTTTGCTGAGGAGGTATCAGTGAAGGGTGGAGATTCAGTCACTTTCTACACTGATCCTAAAATGCAGGAAGATAATATGATAGACTGGAGGTTTGGAGCTCAAGGCGACCTCCTTGCTAGAATCAAAAGAAAAGCCAATGTAACTAAAGTATTTGAGGAAGTGCTTGATTGGAAATTCAAAGACAGACTAAAGATTGATAGTCAGACTGGAGATCTCACCATCACGAACATCATGACATCAGACTCTGGTGATTATGAAGTGTCCAACGGAATTGGCGGCAAAAAGAATTTCAAAGTCAGTG TTGTGTCTGATGACTCTGTGAAAACCGTATCATTGGTAAAGGGATATTACATCACTTTACTCACTGGTCTTCCTGATATGAAGAGAATTAGTGCGATACGGTGGAGGTTTAAACATCACAACTCTACTATAGCTGAAATGAAGTCTGGAAATATCCTTATTTATGATGATACTGATAAGAGGTTCAAAGACAAACTACTTCTCAATTATACGACTGGATCGCTGACCATCGCAGACATCGGAACTGAACATGCTGGAGATTATGAAGTTGACATCAGCAGCAGCGGATACACCATACACCAGTCATACAACGTGACCG TTGCTACAGGGGATTTTAAATCACTGATCATAGAGGAGGAGGGGGCTTCAGTCACGCTGCAGACTGGTACTGAAATAATGGTCAGTGATTTAATACAATGGAGGTTTGAAGACACTGACTTGAATTTGAATAGCGGACTGCAGATGGACAAGAAAACTGGGTCTCTGACCATCATAAATCCCAGAAGAACAGACTCTGGATTTTATGATGTGAAGATCATAAGAAGCAGATACTCTATACACAAGGAATTCACTGTTGCTGTCTATGACG GTGGGCCCTCAGGTTGGTCTTCAGGTGCTGTAGCAGGGATTGTTGCATGTCTCGTGGCTGTAATTGCAGCTTTGGTCATTTACTTTTGGCGCAGGATCACTAATCTACAAGCTCAATTGAGTGAGTATTGCATCTGA